TCTCGGTGCACAGAGCAGGTAAAATCGCCTCCATAGTTGCAACTGGCTGCTATATCAGTTTGGTTTTTACATGATACATAATAGGAATGTACAAAATAAAATCGAGCCTCTTCATATAAGCCGTTAAAAAGCTTTTGATCTGATTTAGGCACGATTTCATTCCACCCCATATGCGGTATAGCGTATTGGCTAGTATCTAATTTAAATTTTAAAGTTTCGGCATCCACCCAGCCGAGACCTTTTTCTATACCCTCATCACTTCTAAGCGTCAATAATTGCATACCAAGACAAATACCAAGTATCGGTTTTTTATTCGCTAACACTTCATTTTCCAGAGTAGGAATGGCTCCAGATTGATTCAATCGAGTCATTCCATAATCAAAGGCTCCTACGCCTGGGAGAATATATTTTGATGCAGACTTTAACACCTCGGTATCGGCAGTAATGACAGATTCCACTCCAATCTTCTTAAACATATTGGATATAGACTTTACATTTCCTACTCCGTAATCGAGAATCGCAATCATGAAACTTTTCTTAAGAGTAATTAGAGATTTTTCTTCCTAAAAGATTAGAAACAAAATTCTGAACTTTTTTCACAAATTGATATTTGGACTCCATGTTAGCAAAGTCTTTATAGCTGTGTTTCGGCATATTTAATATGGCTTCAAACTCCTGATTCGAAATACCAAGTTTTTTAGCTACATATTCTTTGTCAAATTGCAATTCTTTCTCATCATAAAGAGGTTTTTCTAACTCAATTAGAGCGTATTCGCGTGTTATTTGACCCGTGACTATCATACTGGAAAGATGCGGTCGTCTTTTATCAAAACCATATTTCATTGGCAAATAATAATTTTGGAAAAACTTAGTGAATACAGATTCTCCGTGTTTCTTCGCATACTCCTTATATCCGATTCTTTCCTTCAATTCAATTAGCGCTTCTGATTTTATATATGACATAAAATTCAATGGTCGCAAGGTTTTCATCTTTTTAATAAATGGATAATAGAAATACAGACTCCAAAATCCAATTGTCTTGTATTTTTTCAATTTAAGTTTGCCAAACTTCTTATGTATAGCATGTAAATTATCTGCATCCATAGCACTCCAATGCCATGATTCTGGGAAAATACATTCTGTCGAAATATTACCCCCACTGATAACAGTATTTACATTAAATTTGGTAGCGAAATGATATAGTGAAGCAAAAAAAGCATGATCTTGAGGTACATCTTGATTGGATATACCTGATTTCATATATGCTAATTGTAAATCTCTCATCTCCTCCCAGTCTATCACAATTGTATGTAAGTGCCAGCCACAATAATTGATGATACTCTCAATATTTTGGACAGCTAACTCACTATTCCAGCCGCCATCAACATGCACAACTAAAGGGCGAATGCCTGCATCAAATAATTTTAGAGCTAAATAAGAACTATCTACGCCGCCACTCAAGCCTAAAATACAATCATAGTCCTTAGATTTATTTTCTTGTTTTAGGTTAGCATAAATAGCAGCTAACTTTTGTTCACCTTCGGCATTTGGGAACCAATTTTTAGATCTAACTTCTTTAAAATCAATACAATGATTGCAAATCCCTTCTGAGTTAAACTTTATCTCGGAATCTGTCGTATCCATTACACAATTTGTGCATATTTGATATTGTTTCTCGCTCATGTAGCTTTGATGTTTCTTGAGAATAGCTGATTGAATATTCGTATGCAAATGTAGGTAAAAATATATGGAAGAAACAAATACAGAGACATATTATCAAATTCTCCTTTTGGATACACAGAAAAGAAGAAAACTGAAAGGTTTACGTATATGAGTAGATACCACATATTATTATACTTTCTTAACAAATTGTAGGTAGATGCCATAATTATTCCGAATAAAAACATACCAATTACTATGCCCCAAATTCCAAAATTAGCATACATTTCACCATAACCAGTAGGGGGCAAAGCCCCGCCTTCTATATGTGGATACCAAACTTCTTTTATTATTTCTGAAGGCGGTAGTAGACCAGACTTAGAAAAAGGAATAAAATTAAAAATCCATTGGATTAATGATTTCCCATAGAGGAAACCCATTTCATTTTCCCAACTATCAATAATTTTCATCAAAATTGGAATATTGGGAATATTACCCTTTTCTATTAAAGACTGAGTAAATTCAGTATATTCAAATTTCTCAGTAACAAATCCTACAAAGTCTGTATTTGCCTGATTAATGAATACCACACTGCTATACATACGATAAAAATACATTAAAAAGGCAAAAGTTCCAAAGATTGTAAATGAAAACATAATTTTTCTTGTATACTTTTTATAAAAATCATATCTTAAAAAGTATTCCAAAGCTATAACTGAAATTAGAAAAAACAAAGTTTGTACAATTCTGCCGGTACTATATTTAATAGCAAATATGGCTAACAAATTAATCAGAAACAACCATCTAGAACTTTTTTGTTTTTTGTCTAAAAATTGCCATAAATAAATAGCTATATACCCCAGATTATAGAAAATAGTACTACCACCGCCTAATGTAAACTCATATTGTCTAATAGCAATATTCTGAAAATAAACAAAAATATTACCGCCAGCAAACTTCATTACAATGTATAAAAAATTTATATAGCAAAGAATAAGAAATGTATAAATGAGTAACTTATAAACTTTTTCCGATTCAATTTTCACATGAATATTGATATCAAATTTTTTTCTCACAATAAAATAGCCTACGAGAGTCATGCAATACCCAATGAGATAGTAATAAATACTTTTCGTAAATAAATCATCCAAATCGTTTGAGTATTGAGTGTCTGAGATATATTTACTTCTATAAAAACCTTCTAAATAATAGTAAATAAAACCTATGACCCCTAATATGTTATAAAAATTAAACAGTGTAAGTGGCTCAAAAAATACAAATCGATTTAGAAGTAAGAATGAACTAAAAATAAAAAATACAATTAGAGAAATTCCATAAACTTGCTCAAAATTGTCTGCAAAAAAATAACAGATGATAGGCAGAGATATAAATGTCGCTATAACGATAAAAAATTTCCGTAACCTCACTTTATTTAATTCAATATTTTATTTCTTAGTCCCAATCTTTTTCCAATATAGCTTCCCAATACTTATTCGTTTTAACCAAGCTCAGATCTTCTAAAATTTTAGATTGATTCTCAGCTAGATCATTTTCTGAAATATCTATCAACTCAGCAAAGCTGTAAATATCTATTTTATCAGTTTCATAGATTTTTATTCCAATGTTATTAAAATATACAAAAGGGGTAATAAAAGAATTTAAAAAAACTTTTTTCTTCATCGCTAGCATTAGATTAATAGTTCCTAAGCCTTGCTGTCTTTTGTGCCCAAAGATACAAATATTAGTCTTTGTAAGTAATTCTGCGTATGTCTCAAAACTCATATAATCCAATATGCAAACAGCCTTTGAGCCGAATAAATTTAAGGCATGATTTTTAACTTTTTCAACATAATCTTTTGTTCCACCATAAGATAGTATCAATAATAATCTTACATTTTCATCTTTGAATCGCTGGAGTTTATTTAGAATATCTATATGATTGTTTCTTTTATCTGCAGAGTTTCCAATAAGTATTGTTGTGTTTTGATTTTCAATTTGGTTATCATGCGCATAACTAATAATTTTTTCATCAATAGTCTTTGGATAACATGATTTAAAGTACTTTGCCTTAGAACCATAAATTTTTCTACATAAATAGTAATCTCCTTCAATGTAGCAGGAAATATATTTAACTCTTCGTATAAAGTAACTTCTCAAATACTCAATTAAATAATCCTTCAACCTAACTTTCTTTTCGTAATAGTCATACAAGTCTGCTCCCCAAATTACCCACATAAGTTTGTTATAAATAAATGGATAAAAAATGACCCAAAACAATACTACCAAAGGTATATTTAGCTGATGTAATACAATTTTATTAGCTTTATGTATCTCTTTAAACTTCTTGATTGAAAATTGAATTTCCTTATTATAATATTCTAGATTTGGGTAATCTGTTGTATAATTCTCATTGTAGTTTTTATTTTTATAAACGAAAAACTTATTTTGAGAAACATCAAAGTTCCTTTTAACGTAGTTGATATAATTATAGGAGTATATGTCACCTCCTGTTATAAAATGAATAATCACTATTTACTAATTGGTTTAGCCGGAATGCCATATGCCATAGTATTATCAGGAATATCCTTTGTTACCAAAGACCCTGCACCGATTGTTACATTAGCACCGATTTTAATTCCTGGCAATATAGTAGCATTCGTACCTATAAAAGTTTGCATACCAATGTGGCAGTTACCAGATATATTAACACCCGGACAGATTTCTACAAAATCTTCAATAATTGAATCGTGTCCTATAGTAGAATTAATATTAACCAAAACTCCTCTACCAATTTTTACATTCGATGTAATTATTACACCTTGCATTAAATTACAACCCTCCTTAATTTCAATTCCAAATTGGCCCAAATGTGACTTACTACTGATTGTAGAGACTAACTTACCACCAATTTCATCTATTATATCAGACAATTTTTTCCTACTTACTGGTGAACCAAGACCTAAGGTATATTCGTTAGAGATGTTTGAAAAATAATCTTTGAGTTCAACTTTTGAACGTAAGATTGGAAACTTATTGAACATATAGGAGTCAATATCTAGACTCACATCATCAAAAAAGACAACCTCTGCTTCTGTATGATCTTGGATATATGATTCCATGACTTCCTTTGCAAATCCTTTAGCTCCAGCAATTAGCATATATTAATTATTAATAGTATTTACAATTTTATTCAAGTCACTCTCTGACATACCAGCATATAGAGGGAGACATAAAATTTTTGAGGCTATATTTTCAGAAATTGGCATAATTTGTCCCTTTATATAAGGGATTGTGTTTAATGATGGGTAAAAGTAACGTCTAGGGTATATCGATTTTGTATTAAACCTTTCTTGTGCAGCCAGCATATCTGCCTCATCCTTAAACAGTATAGGATAATAGCTATAATTCCAATCGGTATGTTCCCTTATTTTCATTTTTACGAATCGTTCAGAATCGATATGAGCATTATAAAACTCCACTGCGAATTTTCTTGTCTCATATATCTCCTTCATATGGGGGAAAACAGCCAATCCCATTGCTGCTTGAAGTTCACTAATCTTACCATTGATACCTAAGCCATGAAAATTTAAAGGTCCATCATGTCCAAAATTGTGACTATAATATACTTTTTTTCTTAACTCAGGGTCTGGACAGAAAGCTGCTCCACCTTCTCCTGTATGAAAAATTTTAGTGGCATGAAAACTACATGTACTCACATCTCCGTATGAAAAAACACTCTTACCCTTATACTTAACACCGAAACAATGTGCAGCATCATAAATGACTTTCAGATTATGCTTCTCGGCTATCTTTTCTATATATTCTAAATCACATGGATTCCCAAAAACATGAGTCGCTAAAATACATGTTGTCTTAGGAGTAATAGCTGCCTCAATTTTTTCTGGATCAATAGTCCAAGTATCCTCCTCTATATCCACAAAAACTGGTGTGCAATTCTCCCATATTATGGAAGATGAGGTAGCTACATAGCTAAAAGGGGTAGTGATGACTTCTCCATTTTTCGCCAATAGTTTAAGTGCTATTTGAATAGGAATGGTTCCATTGTTCATAATAAGGATGTTATCCAGTCCTAGATGTTCCTTCAACTTTTCCTCCAATTCAAGAACCAACTCACCTCTATTTGTAAGCCATACATTGTCCCAAGCTCGTTTTAAAATATTTGAATAGGTATCTATTGATGGAAGAAATGTCTTCGTTACATTAATACGGATATCCTCAGTTTGCATATTAGTGATTGCCATAAATTAACTTTCTATTCCAATAAAAACCATAGACCAAAACAAATGTAGTAAAAATAACGTAGACTATTAGCACCTCATTTATATCAAAACCAAAGACTCCTGCAAAAAGAACAAAGGGCAAAAGCTTAACAATAGAATAAACTATTTCTAAAATTAAGGCTTGTCGCTGCTTTTCGAATAAAATTGGGATATTAGATATAGCTGATAACACAAAGTTAGCAATAATCCATGGAGTTAAAATTTGAATATACTTCCCAGAAACAGTCCAGTTTTCTCCGAAAAATAATGTAAAGAAAAATGGTGCTGTCAATAGAAAAGGAACCATAAGTATCGCTAGAATCATTAATTTCTTAGTCAAACTAGAAAATGCATGAATTCTTGCAGTTCTTTCTGTCATGCAGTCTTTTAATTCTTGACCAAATACATTATAGATAGAGCCAGATATTAGGCTCAAAGGCGCTTGAATATATTTGAACCCAAACATGTAAAGTCCTAAAGTAGTTTTATCAAAATAATATGGTATTAAAAGTATGGGAATACTTGTGGAAACTGTATTTAAAAGAGTATGAGGAAAAGAATATACGGCGAAATCTTTATATTCTTTCATTACTTTCTTAACATTATAAATAGAAAAGCCTATTATTATTTTTTTTACAAAATGATATTGCGAAATTGAAAAAAAAACAATACCTAATAAATATCCTCCACTAAAACCAATTATTAAATTAAAAGGTCGGAACAAGCTAAGACTGCCTAATACGTTGTAAATTGACTCGGAAGTAGATTTACTTATTCGAAGAAATGACATAGACTTGTAATGACTATATCTATTATAAAATCTATCGATTGATGTATACATAGCTACAGCAAACACTACTAAGGGCAACATGAAATATGGTAAAGTCAATAATCCCATATATATAAGTATTGCTATGCTAACAAAAAGCAAGAACGTAAAGGTTGTTGCAATTAGCAGTACAGTTTGCATAATATGTAGGGATTTTTCTTCTGTATCAGAAATTAATAGGGCAACTTCATACTTTAAGGTGCCGAACACTGCTAAAATTCCTGCAATCGTTATAAATAAACCATAAAATCCAAACTCCTCATTGGTATAGATTCTCGAAATGACAAAAGCTGCAGCAAAAGGAATAATCTGGGAAATAGTAGTTCCGGAAAAAAGAATTAAGAAGTTTTTATAAAAAGATGCTTTCATTCTTTTAATTTAATTACATTATTCCAAAAATACCCTAATCCCAAACAGAAAAGGTAGACCCCCCAAGCCCTGTTTAAAAAATCATCGAAAACACAATTGATTCCTACAAGTAAAATAAAACTCCAACCAAATATATTGCCTCTATATAATAGTAAAACACCAAGATAAATAAACATCAATAGAAGCAAGACCAACTGTATAGAACCTCCAGCAAGTAGACTGAACAAATATTGAGAATGAGGACTTTTGAAATATGTAGGAATATTGAAACTAAAAATATACATACTTGAATCCCTCTTTATTACACTATCCACTAAATTTTTTACGTTATTTGCTCCATAACCAAATATAGGTTTATGTTTGGCCTCATTGATCAGAATGGAATACAATTGTTTTCGTTTGGGATCCTTAACTACCTTCGATTCTATCTCCTGAACCATGTCCAACTTATCCTTCCTTAGATACTGCCCGCCCCATAACAGCATTATAAACAAAACAAAACCAGAAATATATCTGAATTTAGGAGTAATAACTCTAAAATAATTGTAGACTATCCAACATAATATTATTATAATCAAACAAGCTATATTAACCTTCGACTCCAAGAAATAGACCAAGTATGATAGAATTAATAATACTAACAAAAAAAAGACTCTTTCAATCAAACCTAAACTTCTTTTGAGAATTGAGAGTATAAATATTACATTCAATGTATACACTGCTGAAAGAAACGTATGGTGGGTGTTTAGTTCAATTTTAATCCCCTCACGATGAAATCCCCAATCTGCCAAACTGTTTAAGAATTCTGTAGAATTTTTAAATATATATTTCCAATCAGGAATAACTCCATAGTCTGTAAAATCTACATCGCTAATATAGTATTTATGGGACAAAGCAATGCCCTCTACCCAAAATTCATAAAGAAGATAAAACGAATACAAA
The nucleotide sequence above comes from Chitinophagales bacterium. Encoded proteins:
- a CDS encoding oligosaccharide flippase family protein, giving the protein MKASFYKNFLILFSGTTISQIIPFAAAFVISRIYTNEEFGFYGLFITIAGILAVFGTLKYEVALLISDTEEKSLHIMQTVLLIATTFTFLLFVSIAILIYMGLLTLPYFMLPLVVFAVAMYTSIDRFYNRYSHYKSMSFLRISKSTSESIYNVLGSLSLFRPFNLIIGFSGGYLLGIVFFSISQYHFVKKIIIGFSIYNVKKVMKEYKDFAVYSFPHTLLNTVSTSIPILLIPYYFDKTTLGLYMFGFKYIQAPLSLISGSIYNVFGQELKDCMTERTARIHAFSSLTKKLMILAILMVPFLLTAPFFFTLFFGENWTVSGKYIQILTPWIIANFVLSAISNIPILFEKQRQALILEIVYSIVKLLPFVLFAGVFGFDINEVLIVYVIFTTFVLVYGFYWNRKLIYGNH
- a CDS encoding oligosaccharide repeat unit polymerase, coding for MTLVGYFIVRKKFDINIHVKIESEKVYKLLIYTFLILCYINFLYIVMKFAGGNIFVYFQNIAIRQYEFTLGGGSTIFYNLGYIAIYLWQFLDKKQKSSRWLFLINLLAIFAIKYSTGRIVQTLFFLISVIALEYFLRYDFYKKYTRKIMFSFTIFGTFAFLMYFYRMYSSVVFINQANTDFVGFVTEKFEYTEFTQSLIEKGNIPNIPILMKIIDSWENEMGFLYGKSLIQWIFNFIPFSKSGLLPPSEIIKEVWYPHIEGGALPPTGYGEMYANFGIWGIVIGMFLFGIIMASTYNLLRKYNNMWYLLIYVNLSVFFFSVYPKGEFDNMSLYLFLPYIFTYICIRIFNQLFSRNIKAT
- a CDS encoding O-antigen ligase family protein, whose amino-acid sequence is MLFTFPALPNALQSIVFAFFLSICIVDFFLNKRSIFFESRNYVTLFFVSAYYIFFLSTYFYKSSFSFSTEFIQPTFLLLLFPLILLFFNWTKDEELNKLTTLVYTVSSLYSFYLLYEFWVEGIALSHKYYISDVDFTDYGVIPDWKYIFKNSTEFLNSLADWGFHREGIKIELNTHHTFLSAVYTLNVIFILSILKRSLGLIERVFFLLVLLILSYLVYFLESKVNIACLIIIILCWIVYNYFRVITPKFRYISGFVLFIMLLWGGQYLRKDKLDMVQEIESKVVKDPKRKQLYSILINEAKHKPIFGYGANNVKNLVDSVIKRDSSMYIFSFNIPTYFKSPHSQYLFSLLAGGSIQLVLLLLMFIYLGVLLLYRGNIFGWSFILLVGINCVFDDFLNRAWGVYLFCLGLGYFWNNVIKLKE
- a CDS encoding DegT/DnrJ/EryC1/StrS family aminotransferase, whose translation is MQTEDIRINVTKTFLPSIDTYSNILKRAWDNVWLTNRGELVLELEEKLKEHLGLDNILIMNNGTIPIQIALKLLAKNGEVITTPFSYVATSSSIIWENCTPVFVDIEEDTWTIDPEKIEAAITPKTTCILATHVFGNPCDLEYIEKIAEKHNLKVIYDAAHCFGVKYKGKSVFSYGDVSTCSFHATKIFHTGEGGAAFCPDPELRKKVYYSHNFGHDGPLNFHGLGINGKISELQAAMGLAVFPHMKEIYETRKFAVEFYNAHIDSERFVKMKIREHTDWNYSYYPILFKDEADMLAAQERFNTKSIYPRRYFYPSLNTIPYIKGQIMPISENIASKILCLPLYAGMSESDLNKIVNTINN
- the hisH gene encoding imidazole glycerol phosphate synthase subunit HisH, with the translated sequence MIAILDYGVGNVKSISNMFKKIGVESVITADTEVLKSASKYILPGVGAFDYGMTRLNQSGAIPTLENEVLANKKPILGICLGMQLLTLRSDEGIEKGLGWVDAETLKFKLDTSQYAIPHMGWNEIVPKSDQKLFNGLYEEARFYFVHSYYVSCKNQTDIAASCNYGGDFTCSVHRENIYGVQFHPEKSHKFGMQLLKNFSEL
- a CDS encoding TDP-N-acetylfucosamine:lipid II N-acetylfucosaminyltransferase, giving the protein MIIHFITGGDIYSYNYINYVKRNFDVSQNKFFVYKNKNYNENYTTDYPNLEYYNKEIQFSIKKFKEIHKANKIVLHQLNIPLVVLFWVIFYPFIYNKLMWVIWGADLYDYYEKKVRLKDYLIEYLRSYFIRRVKYISCYIEGDYYLCRKIYGSKAKYFKSCYPKTIDEKIISYAHDNQIENQNTTILIGNSADKRNNHIDILNKLQRFKDENVRLLLILSYGGTKDYVEKVKNHALNLFGSKAVCILDYMSFETYAELLTKTNICIFGHKRQQGLGTINLMLAMKKKVFLNSFITPFVYFNNIGIKIYETDKIDIYSFAELIDISENDLAENQSKILEDLSLVKTNKYWEAILEKDWD
- a CDS encoding acetyltransferase, with amino-acid sequence MLIAGAKGFAKEVMESYIQDHTEAEVVFFDDVSLDIDSYMFNKFPILRSKVELKDYFSNISNEYTLGLGSPVSRKKLSDIIDEIGGKLVSTISSKSHLGQFGIEIKEGCNLMQGVIITSNVKIGRGVLVNINSTIGHDSIIEDFVEICPGVNISGNCHIGMQTFIGTNATILPGIKIGANVTIGAGSLVTKDIPDNTMAYGIPAKPISK
- a CDS encoding N-acetyl sugar amidotransferase, which gives rise to MSEKQYQICTNCVMDTTDSEIKFNSEGICNHCIDFKEVRSKNWFPNAEGEQKLAAIYANLKQENKSKDYDCILGLSGGVDSSYLALKLFDAGIRPLVVHVDGGWNSELAVQNIESIINYCGWHLHTIVIDWEEMRDLQLAYMKSGISNQDVPQDHAFFASLYHFATKFNVNTVISGGNISTECIFPESWHWSAMDADNLHAIHKKFGKLKLKKYKTIGFWSLYFYYPFIKKMKTLRPLNFMSYIKSEALIELKERIGYKEYAKKHGESVFTKFFQNYYLPMKYGFDKRRPHLSSMIVTGQITREYALIELEKPLYDEKELQFDKEYVAKKLGISNQEFEAILNMPKHSYKDFANMESKYQFVKKVQNFVSNLLGRKISNYS